GATCTTCTGGCGCTGCTGGCCGAGGCCGATGCCCGCGGCCGGATCTGCGCTGATCCCGGCCGGTTGCTCGGCAACATCGCGCTGTTCCGCACGCTCTGCGACGATGAGGGCGTTCTGGCCCGGCCGTTCGTCTTCCCGTCCGACCACACCCGCATCCGGTTCTTCGAACACGACACCGCCGGCATCGCCCCCGACCATCCGCAGCACGACGACACCCGCCTGACCGTGCATCTGCTGTCGGGCCTGCCGGGCGCCGGCAAGACCAGTTGGCTGGCCCGCCATCATCCCGGCCTGCCGGTGGTGGGGCTCGATGAGATCCGGCGCGATTTCGGCGTCGACCACGGCGAGGCCGAGGGCCGGGTGGTGCAGGAAGCGAAAGCCCGCGCCAAGGCCCATCTGCGCGCCGGCACCGATTTCGCCTGGAGCGGCACCAATATCGGCACCCGAAGCCGCAGCCAGTGGATTTCCCTGTTTCGATCCTATGGTGCCCGCGTGCGGATCGTCTATGTCGAGAGCGCGCCGGCAACCCTGCTCCGCCAGAACCGTGCCCGCGCCGGCCGCGTCCCCGATGCGGTCATCGACCGCATGATCAGCCGCTGGGAAGTGCCCGACGCCACCGAGGCGCACAGCATCCATCCTGTGTTGCGCTGACGGGCGGCAACCGGCCGCAGCCGGGCATCAGCCACCCGACAGCTTCAGCGCCGCGACATACACGCCGCTGGGGATCAGCACCAGCAGGATGAAGGGCAGGCGCCGGCGCCAGGGAAACAGCAGCGCCAATGTGGCGAAGCCGGCCAGCGCCGGCCGGGTCGCGGTGCCGATTTCACCGGCGGCGCAATAGATCGCCAGATTGATGAACACCGCCACCGGCAGCACCACCTCGATCCGGCGCCGGGTCGCGGGCGAGGTCGGCAGCGGCAGATAGGCCGGCAACACCCGCACCAGCACCGAGACCAGCCCCAGCAGCAGAATGCCGGTCAGCGGCACACCCAGCATCGCGACCGGATCGAACCCTGCTGCCATCGTCATCGCGCAACCACCCGTGCATCGGCCGCGGCATCACCGAACCCGAACCGATCGACCACCACCGCGCAGACCAGAATGCCCGGCAGCCAGAACCATTGTGGCCCCAGCACCAGATACAGCATCAGGGCCAGGCCGGCGGCGGCGGCGATCGCCAGCACCATGCGTGGCACCGGCCGGCCGCTGATATCGCGCGATGCCGCCTCCAGCCGCAGAACCGACAATGTGAACAGCAGCAGGCTGGCGGGAAAGAAGGCAAGCAGGCCCAGAACCGCGGCGGCCTCCGTGCCCGCGATCAGCGGCATGATCAGCGCGCCTGCCAGATTGGTGGTGGTCCAGGTCACGAACAGGGCGCCACGCACCGTCCAGCGCACCCTGCGGTCATCGCCCGGCGCCTCCACCGCATAGGATTCGTCGCTCACCATATGCGCGGCCACGCCCTTCAGCGGCCCGGTGCCCCGGAACGGCGCCGAAATGGTCAGGATCATCGGCACATAACGCAGATTGATCAGCAGGATCACGGCAAAACCCGCCAGCGCCGGCCCGCCTTCGGCCGCAAGCCTCAGCCAGACGAACTGGCCGCTGCCGGTGAAGCCGATCATGGCGATGCCCAGAACCTCCAGCACCGCCCAGCCCTGGGCGGCGGCCAGGATGCCGAATAGCAGCCCCACCGGGCTGACCGCGAGGCAGACCGGCCAGCTGCGGCGCAAGGCCGACCGGACCGGCCGGGCCGAAGACGATATCGTGGAAGCCATGGGGGCTGTACGCATCCGGATGGGGTGGCGCATGACGGCAATCGGTGCAGGATAGCAACCCATGACATTCTCGCAATACGTTAGTTGCGGTACGTGATATTGACGCGTCTGGAAGGGTTGCGCGCCATCCGCAACGCCCGACATATCAGGGGTCGGCGCAGTCCGGCCGCCCGCCCCGTATCCTGCCCTCCACTCCCGTTACCGGAGCCTCCCATGGCCAAGAAGACCCCTGCCGCAGACCTTGCCACCCCCACCGATCTTGCCGGCCGCAACACCCGCGGCGTTGCCGATGCGCTCAATGTCGTGCTGGCCGACAGCTTCGCGTTGTACATGAAAACCAAGAACTTCCACTGGCACGTCTCGGGCCCGCATTTCCGCGACTACCACATGCTGCTCGACGAGCAGGCGACCCAGATTCTGGGCACCACCGACCAGATCGCCGAACGCGTCCGCAAGATCGGCCAGACCACGCTGCGCTCGATCGGCCATGTCTCGAAGCTTCAGACCATCAAGGACAATGACGCCGAGATGGTCAGCGCCCGCGACATGCTGGCCGAACTGCGCGAGGACAACCTGGCCCTGGTGAAGCTGCTGCGCGACACCAAGGAGGTGGCCGAGGCCGCCAAGGATAACGCCACCTCCGGCGTGCTCGACGACTGGACCGACATGGCCGAGCAGCGCGCATGGTTCCTGTTCGAGGCCGCCCGCGAGGGTTGAGCCCGCGCAGGTGCGGGCCTCTGGCCAGAATCCTAGGATCGGGGCGCCCGTCTGTCCTATAGTCGGGCGCCCCGTTTTGTCTTCTGCCGGAAGCCTGCCCCATGGCCGCACCTGAAATCGACAAGCTCGTGACCCTGCTCGGCAAACTGCCGGGGCTGGGCCCGCGATCGGCGCGGCGGGCGGCGCTCGATCTGCTGAAGCGGCGTGAAACCCTGCTGCTGCCGCTCGCCGACGCCATGGCCCGGGCGGCGGCCGAGGTCCGGCGCTGTTCGATCTGCGGCAATCTCGATGCCCGCGACCCCTGCGGGGTCTGCACCGACGAGCGCCGCGATCCCTCGGTGCTGTGCGTGGTCGAACAGGTGGCGGATCTGTGGGCGATGGAGCGTGCCGGCGCGTTTCGCGGCCGCTATCACGTGCTGGGCGGTACCCTGTCGGCGCTCGACGGTGTCGGCCCCGACGAGCTTGGCATCCCGCGTCTGGCCGCGCGTATCGCCGATGGCGGCATAACCGAGGTGGTGATGGCCCTGCCCGCCACCGTCGATGGCCAGACCACCGCCCATTACATCGCCGACCGGCTGGCCGACGCCGCCCCCGATACCGGCATCACCCGTCTGGCCCATGGCATGCCGGTGGGCGGTGCGCTCGACTATATGGACGACGGCACCATCCAGGCGGCGCTGAAGGCGCGCCGGCCGGTCTGAGTCGCCCGACTTGCGCCACCCGGCACCATCATCCACCCATGCCAGCCATGTCTGAACGCGATCGAGGGGGCCACCGATGGCGCGTCTGCTGCTGATGACCGCCGGCACTGAAGGCGATGTCCGGCCGGTGCTGCATCTGGCGGCGCGCGCGGTGAGGCGTGGTCATGCCGTCACCATGGTGGCGCCCGCCACCGATACGACCGATGTCGTGGCCACCGGCGCCAGTCATGTCGCGCTGGATGTCGATTTCAGGGCGCTGGCCCGCAGCGGTCAGGCCCAGGCCGCCGGCCTGCCGGCGCTGCGCGACCGGTTGATGGCGGCGGGCAGCCTGTCGACAGTGGT
The sequence above is a segment of the Tistrella bauzanensis genome. Coding sequences within it:
- a CDS encoding AAA family ATPase, with product MTALSDYMPAPGDTALEWQGMLADFPWLQALADCPHDPIHHAEGDVLVHTRMVMEALLALDGYQALPAEDRACVFAAALLHDVAKPATTRVNADGRVSQPGHSRKGAIMARAILWRMGLDFALRERICALIAWHQIPLFLIEKNPVEARRRAIAISLTGRNDLLALLAEADARGRICADPGRLLGNIALFRTLCDDEGVLARPFVFPSDHTRIRFFEHDTAGIAPDHPQHDDTRLTVHLLSGLPGAGKTSWLARHHPGLPVVGLDEIRRDFGVDHGEAEGRVVQEAKARAKAHLRAGTDFAWSGTNIGTRSRSQWISLFRSYGARVRIVYVESAPATLLRQNRARAGRVPDAVIDRMISRWEVPDATEAHSIHPVLR
- a CDS encoding AzlC family ABC transporter permease, which gives rise to MASTISSSARPVRSALRRSWPVCLAVSPVGLLFGILAAAQGWAVLEVLGIAMIGFTGSGQFVWLRLAAEGGPALAGFAVILLINLRYVPMILTISAPFRGTGPLKGVAAHMVSDESYAVEAPGDDRRVRWTVRGALFVTWTTTNLAGALIMPLIAGTEAAAVLGLLAFFPASLLLFTLSVLRLEAASRDISGRPVPRMVLAIAAAAGLALMLYLVLGPQWFWLPGILVCAVVVDRFGFGDAAADARVVAR
- a CDS encoding Dps family protein, with protein sequence MAKKTPAADLATPTDLAGRNTRGVADALNVVLADSFALYMKTKNFHWHVSGPHFRDYHMLLDEQATQILGTTDQIAERVRKIGQTTLRSIGHVSKLQTIKDNDAEMVSARDMLAELREDNLALVKLLRDTKEVAEAAKDNATSGVLDDWTDMAEQRAWFLFEAAREG
- the recR gene encoding recombination mediator RecR; protein product: MAAPEIDKLVTLLGKLPGLGPRSARRAALDLLKRRETLLLPLADAMARAAAEVRRCSICGNLDARDPCGVCTDERRDPSVLCVVEQVADLWAMERAGAFRGRYHVLGGTLSALDGVGPDELGIPRLAARIADGGITEVVMALPATVDGQTTAHYIADRLADAAPDTGITRLAHGMPVGGALDYMDDGTIQAALKARRPV